A region of Nocardioides sp. JS614 DNA encodes the following proteins:
- a CDS encoding 3-hydroxyacyl-CoA dehydrogenase NAD-binding domain-containing protein yields the protein MTETQTQSAVRYEKDADGIVTLTLDDPTSSANTMNELYLESMAAAVQRLYDEVETVTGVVVASAKKTFFAGGNLKNMVRATKADADSVFAMGEAVKAGLRRLEQFPRPVVAAINGAALGGGFEICLATNHRIVVDDDSVKLGLPESTLGLLPGGGGVTRIVRLLGLQSGLMDVLLTGTQFKPSAAKEKGLVDELVATREELVPAAKAWIKANPEESQNPWDKPGYKMPGGSPTSPALAGFLPAFPALLRKQTKGAVYPAPRAILSAAVEGALVDFDTASRIESRYLTNLIVNQGSKNMIQAFFFDLQAINSGSLRPQGIPPYRAVKVGVLGAGMMGAGIAYSCARSGMEVVLKDVAVESAEKGKAYSEKLLDKAIAKGRSTEEKKAELLGRITATADAADLAGCDLVIEAVFEDPSLKQQVFAEIAPYVDQDALLCSNTSTLPITELASGVDRPADFIGLHFFSPVDKMPLVEIIRGAKTSDVALAKAYDVVQQIRKTPIVVNDSRGFYTSRVIGTQVMEGLAMVAEGLHPVSIERAGTQAGYPVGPLQLTDELNMELMAKIQKANADAAEREGRTWESSAGEQVVAKMIELGRPSRLKGAGFYEYDEAGRRQGVWAGLAEAFPRSEQPIPLQDMKDRMLFIEALETAKCFEEGVLASSAAANIGSIMGIGFPAMTGGAAQFMQGYEAPSDSGAAGQIGLGAFVARADELAEKYGERFRPTAYLRDLAASNGSFPA from the coding sequence ATGACCGAGACCCAGACCCAGAGCGCCGTTCGCTACGAGAAGGACGCGGACGGCATCGTCACCCTCACCCTCGACGACCCCACGTCGAGCGCGAACACCATGAACGAGCTCTACCTCGAGTCGATGGCGGCCGCGGTCCAGCGGCTGTACGACGAGGTCGAGACCGTGACGGGCGTCGTGGTCGCCAGCGCGAAGAAGACCTTCTTCGCCGGCGGCAACCTCAAGAACATGGTCCGGGCGACCAAGGCCGACGCGGACTCGGTGTTCGCGATGGGCGAGGCCGTCAAGGCCGGCCTGCGCCGGCTCGAGCAGTTCCCCCGTCCGGTCGTCGCGGCGATCAACGGCGCCGCGCTCGGCGGCGGGTTCGAGATCTGCCTGGCCACCAACCACCGGATCGTCGTCGACGACGACAGCGTCAAGCTCGGCCTGCCCGAGTCGACCCTGGGCCTGCTGCCCGGCGGTGGCGGGGTCACCCGCATCGTGCGGCTGCTCGGCCTGCAGTCAGGGCTGATGGACGTGCTGCTGACCGGCACCCAGTTCAAGCCGTCGGCCGCCAAGGAGAAGGGCCTGGTCGACGAGCTGGTCGCCACCCGCGAGGAGCTGGTCCCGGCGGCGAAGGCCTGGATCAAGGCCAACCCCGAGGAGAGCCAGAACCCCTGGGACAAGCCCGGCTACAAGATGCCCGGCGGCTCGCCGACGTCCCCGGCGCTGGCCGGATTCCTGCCGGCCTTCCCGGCGCTGCTGCGCAAGCAGACCAAGGGCGCGGTCTACCCGGCGCCGCGGGCGATCCTGTCGGCCGCGGTCGAGGGCGCGCTGGTCGACTTCGACACCGCGTCCCGGATCGAGTCGCGGTACCTGACGAACCTGATCGTCAACCAGGGCTCGAAGAACATGATCCAGGCGTTCTTCTTCGACCTGCAGGCGATCAACTCCGGATCGCTGCGCCCGCAGGGGATCCCGCCGTACCGCGCGGTCAAGGTCGGCGTCCTCGGCGCGGGCATGATGGGCGCCGGCATCGCCTACTCCTGTGCCCGCTCCGGCATGGAGGTCGTGCTCAAGGACGTCGCCGTCGAGAGTGCCGAGAAGGGCAAGGCCTACTCGGAGAAGCTGCTCGACAAGGCGATCGCCAAGGGCCGCAGCACCGAGGAGAAGAAGGCCGAGCTGCTCGGCCGGATCACCGCCACCGCGGACGCCGCGGACCTGGCCGGCTGCGACCTCGTGATCGAGGCCGTCTTCGAGGACCCGTCGCTCAAGCAGCAGGTCTTCGCCGAGATCGCGCCGTACGTCGACCAGGACGCGCTGCTGTGCTCGAACACCTCGACGCTCCCGATCACCGAGCTCGCGTCGGGCGTGGACCGGCCCGCCGACTTCATCGGCCTGCACTTCTTCAGCCCCGTCGACAAGATGCCGCTGGTCGAGATCATCAGGGGCGCGAAGACCTCGGACGTCGCGCTGGCCAAGGCGTACGACGTGGTCCAGCAGATCCGGAAGACCCCGATCGTCGTCAACGACAGCCGCGGCTTCTACACCTCCCGGGTGATCGGCACGCAGGTGATGGAGGGCCTCGCCATGGTCGCGGAGGGTCTGCACCCGGTGTCGATCGAGCGCGCGGGCACGCAGGCCGGCTACCCGGTCGGCCCGCTGCAGCTGACCGACGAGCTCAACATGGAGCTGATGGCCAAGATCCAGAAGGCGAACGCCGACGCGGCCGAGCGTGAGGGCCGCACCTGGGAGTCCTCCGCCGGTGAGCAGGTCGTCGCGAAGATGATCGAGCTCGGCCGTCCGTCCCGGCTCAAGGGGGCCGGGTTCTACGAGTACGACGAGGCCGGCCGGCGGCAGGGCGTCTGGGCGGGCCTCGCGGAGGCGTTCCCGCGCAGCGAGCAGCCGATCCCGCTGCAGGACATGAAGGACCGGATGCTGTTCATCGAGGCGCTCGAGACCGCGAAGTGCTTCGAGGAGGGCGTGCTCGCAAGTTCGGCCGCGGCCAACATCGGCTCGATCATGGGCATCGGCTTCCCGGCGATGACCGGCGGTGCCGCGCAGTTCATGCAGGGCTACGAGGCCCCGTCTGATTCTGGGGCTGCCGGCCAGATCGGGCTGGGCGCGTTCGTCGCCCGCGCCGACGAGCTGGCCGAGAAGTACGGCGAGCGGTTCCGCCCCACGGCGTACCTGCGCGACCTGGCCGCGTCGAACGGGTCCTTCCCGGCCTGA